A single genomic interval of Celeribacter indicus harbors:
- the ybeY gene encoding rRNA maturation RNase YbeY, producing MSIDVIIEDPRWEETGLGALAEAAAQAVLSRLGLDPEMCEGSVLACDDARIRALNADFRSRDRATNVLSWPAAERAAPGRRPPLPEPEFDGTIELGDIAIAYETCLREAGEQEKPVSDHVTHLLVHGLLHLLGYDHVTDADAEIMEGTETEILASMGVADPY from the coding sequence TTGAGCATCGACGTGATCATCGAGGATCCGCGCTGGGAGGAGACCGGGCTCGGCGCGCTGGCGGAGGCGGCCGCGCAGGCCGTGCTGAGCCGGCTCGGGCTCGATCCCGAGATGTGCGAAGGCTCCGTCCTGGCCTGTGACGACGCCCGCATCCGGGCGCTGAACGCGGATTTCCGCTCACGGGACAGGGCGACCAACGTGCTGTCCTGGCCTGCCGCGGAGCGGGCCGCGCCGGGACGCCGCCCGCCGCTGCCGGAGCCGGAGTTCGACGGGACGATCGAACTCGGCGACATCGCCATCGCCTATGAAACCTGCCTGCGCGAGGCCGGGGAGCAGGAAAAGCCGGTTTCCGACCACGTCACCCATCTCCTCGTTCATGGTCTGTTACATTTGCTGGGGTACGATCACGTCACCGACGCCGATGCCGAGATTATGGAGGGTACGGAGACGGAGATACTTGCAAGCATGGGGGTTGCCGACCCATATTAG
- a CDS encoding O-acetyl-ADP-ribose deacetylase, with translation MDPRVVTGTITALEVEAIVNAANASLLGGGGVDGAIHRAAGPGLLEECRRLGGCPTGEARLTGGHALPAEYVIHTVGPVWRGGGQGEDDLLASCYRESLGLVRAHAIRSVAFPAISTGIYGFPRERAARIAIGTIRRESAGWQDVDILLCAFSGEDAALFETVLAEEI, from the coding sequence ATGGACCCGCGCGTCGTCACCGGCACGATCACCGCGCTCGAGGTGGAGGCGATCGTGAATGCCGCGAATGCCTCGCTGCTCGGCGGGGGCGGGGTCGACGGCGCGATCCACCGGGCGGCGGGGCCGGGGCTGCTCGAGGAATGCCGCCGGCTCGGCGGCTGTCCGACGGGCGAGGCGCGGCTCACCGGCGGGCATGCGCTCCCTGCGGAATACGTGATCCACACAGTCGGGCCGGTCTGGCGCGGCGGCGGACAGGGGGAGGACGACCTGCTCGCCTCCTGCTATCGCGAAAGCCTCGGGCTCGTCCGCGCCCATGCGATCCGCTCCGTCGCCTTCCCGGCGATCTCCACAGGGATCTACGGGTTTCCGCGGGAGCGCGCCGCGCGCATCGCCATCGGCACGATCCGGAGGGAGAGCGCGGGCTGGCAGGATGTCGACATCCTGCTCTGCGCCTTTTCCGGCGAGGATGCCGCGCTGTTCGAGACTGTTCTGGCGGAGGAGATCTGA
- the aroA gene encoding 3-phosphoshikimate 1-carboxyvinyltransferase, with translation MSSQATPIPMSARRRGPLKGTAAVPGDKSISHRALIFGAMAVGETKITGLLEGEDVLDTARAMQALGASVTREGAGEWTVHGVGVGGFSEPETVIDCGNSGTGVRLIMGAVATHDFCTTFTGDGSLRKRPMARVTDPLALFGARAVGRSGGRLPLTLVGAADPVPVDYMTPVPSAQVKSAVLLAGLNAPGRTVVTEREPTRDHTERMLTGFGAEVVTETTPEGFHRITLIGRPELVPQEVAVPRDPSSAAFPVAAALIVGGSDILVPGVSQNPTRNGLYTTLVEMGADIAFENPREEGGEPVADLRVRASALRGIEVPPDRAASMIDEYPILSVIAACAEGTTVMRGVKELRVKESDRIDAMARGLEACGVAVEEEEDTLVVHGCGPDGVKGGAVCATRLDHRIAMSFLVLGMAAREQVSVDDGGPIATSFPTFEKLMTGLGADVSRDN, from the coding sequence ATGTCCAGCCAAGCCACCCCGATCCCGATGTCCGCCCGCAGGCGCGGGCCGCTCAAAGGCACAGCGGCGGTGCCCGGCGACAAGTCGATTTCCCACCGCGCGCTGATCTTCGGCGCGATGGCCGTGGGGGAGACGAAGATCACCGGCCTTCTGGAGGGGGAGGACGTCCTCGACACGGCGCGGGCGATGCAGGCGCTCGGCGCCTCGGTCACGCGCGAGGGGGCGGGCGAGTGGACGGTCCACGGTGTCGGCGTCGGCGGCTTTTCCGAACCGGAGACCGTCATCGACTGCGGCAATTCCGGCACCGGCGTGCGCCTCATCATGGGCGCGGTGGCGACGCATGACTTCTGTACGACCTTCACCGGGGACGGCTCGCTGCGAAAGCGCCCGATGGCGCGGGTGACCGATCCGCTGGCGCTCTTCGGCGCGCGCGCGGTGGGGCGTTCGGGCGGGCGGCTGCCGCTCACGCTCGTGGGGGCGGCCGATCCGGTGCCGGTGGACTACATGACGCCTGTGCCTTCGGCGCAGGTCAAGTCGGCGGTGCTGCTCGCCGGGCTGAACGCGCCGGGCAGGACCGTGGTGACCGAACGGGAGCCGACCCGCGATCACACCGAACGGATGCTCACGGGCTTCGGCGCCGAGGTGGTGACGGAGACGACGCCCGAAGGGTTCCACAGGATCACGCTCATCGGCCGGCCCGAACTCGTGCCGCAGGAGGTCGCCGTGCCGCGCGACCCTTCCTCCGCGGCCTTCCCGGTCGCCGCGGCGCTGATCGTCGGGGGCTCCGACATCCTCGTGCCGGGCGTCAGCCAGAACCCGACGCGCAACGGGCTTTACACCACGCTCGTGGAGATGGGGGCCGACATCGCCTTCGAGAACCCGCGCGAGGAGGGGGGCGAACCGGTCGCGGACCTGCGGGTGCGGGCCTCGGCGCTCAGGGGGATCGAGGTGCCGCCGGACCGCGCCGCCTCGATGATCGACGAATACCCGATCCTGTCGGTCATCGCGGCCTGTGCCGAGGGCACGACGGTCATGCGCGGCGTGAAGGAATTGCGGGTCAAGGAGAGCGACCGGATCGACGCGATGGCGCGCGGGCTCGAGGCGTGCGGCGTTGCCGTCGAGGAGGAGGAGGACACGCTCGTCGTCCATGGCTGCGGCCCGGACGGGGTGAAGGGCGGGGCGGTCTGCGCCACCCGTCTCGACCACCGCATCGCCATGTCCTTCCTCGTGCTCGGCATGGCGGCGCGGGAGCAGGTCTCCGTCGATGACGGCGGGCCGATCGCGACCTCCTTTCCCACCTTCGAGAAGCTCATGACCGGCCTCGGCGCCGATGTCTCCCGCGACAACTGA
- a CDS encoding transporter associated domain-containing protein — protein sequence MGDTEPGSSTAAQSAPIDPMSMTQTATGTRPASRKGRNWFDRVAQAFSTKPGQQGAVTEAPATVPAPSARPGMMNLRRMRVDDVAIPKAEIVAVPSDIRKDDLVRVFRESGMTRLPVYKGTLDTPVGLVHLKDFALNYGFNGTGERFNLKKMLRPLIYAPPSMPIGVLLQKMQSDRMHMALVIDEYGGVDGLVTLEDLVEQVIGEIEDEHDIDEGAFWTQTAPGVYIAQAKAPLEEFEAAVGMKFTDEEDEEEIDTLGGLVVVLCGRVPARGEVIPHPSGSEFEIVDADPRRIKRVRVRLPSAVKKKNEA from the coding sequence ATGGGCGACACAGAGCCTGGGTCTTCTACGGCAGCGCAGAGCGCGCCGATCGACCCGATGAGTATGACGCAGACCGCCACCGGCACGAGACCGGCCTCCCGCAAGGGGCGCAACTGGTTCGACCGCGTGGCGCAGGCGTTTTCCACGAAACCCGGACAGCAGGGCGCGGTGACGGAAGCGCCCGCGACCGTTCCCGCGCCGTCGGCGCGCCCCGGCATGATGAACCTGCGCAGGATGCGCGTCGACGACGTCGCCATTCCGAAGGCGGAGATCGTCGCGGTTCCCTCGGACATCCGCAAGGACGATCTGGTGCGCGTGTTCCGCGAGAGCGGCATGACGCGGCTTCCGGTCTACAAGGGCACGCTCGACACGCCCGTGGGCCTCGTCCACCTGAAGGATTTCGCCCTCAACTACGGGTTCAACGGCACGGGCGAGCGTTTCAACCTCAAGAAGATGCTGCGCCCGCTGATCTACGCGCCGCCGTCGATGCCGATCGGGGTGCTCCTTCAGAAGATGCAGTCGGACCGGATGCACATGGCGCTGGTGATCGACGAATATGGCGGCGTGGACGGCCTCGTGACGCTCGAGGACCTGGTCGAACAGGTGATCGGGGAGATCGAGGACGAACACGACATCGACGAGGGCGCATTCTGGACCCAGACCGCCCCCGGCGTCTATATCGCGCAGGCCAAGGCGCCGCTCGAGGAATTCGAGGCGGCGGTGGGCATGAAATTCACCGACGAGGAGGACGAGGAGGAGATCGACACGCTCGGCGGGCTGGTCGTCGTCCTCTGCGGACGGGTTCCGGCACGGGGGGAGGTGATCCCGCATCCCTCCGGTTCCGAATTCGAGATCGTCGATGCCGATCCGCGCAGGATCAAGCGGGTGCGCGTGCGCCTGCCCTCCGCCGTCAAGAAAAAGAACGAGGCCTGA
- the lnt gene encoding apolipoprotein N-acyltransferase, whose protein sequence is MPIRAPRLKAAFTRARLSAFGAGLLVAAGQEPLGLWPVALAGLVLVALFWRRTAGAREAAICGWAAGFGTFLGSMTWLVNPFLVEPWRHGALIPFALFFMAGGLALFWALGFFLAKRLGTGLPGLTAFWGAAELLRGHVFTGFPWAMPGYVWLDTPIAQLSALVGPYGLTALTFGLAALIAAAWQARSLRLAALALVLFAGAGAFGWMRTAAPLPPDRDVVVRVVQPYAPQRLKWDPEHVWTFYERALDLSDPQGADLVIWPETSVAMPLHAAGPELAEIAARTAPARAIVGLNRIDGMRGYNTAVFLDTSGRPVDSYDKHHLVPFGEYMPLPGLMDLLGLRAFTAKEGYGYSPGPGPHLMETGAAGLALPLICYEAIFPRDLRTQTRPDWLLQMTNDAWFGTFSGPQQSLAQSRFRTIETGLPMVRAANTGISGVIDPHGHMRVAIPLGQPGAVNAALPAALPKTVYAALGEGPAIALLILLALTGFASLRIGRGGKSD, encoded by the coding sequence GTGCCGATCCGCGCACCGCGTCTGAAGGCGGCGTTCACGCGGGCGCGGCTGTCGGCCTTTGGGGCGGGTCTGCTCGTGGCGGCGGGGCAGGAGCCGCTCGGCCTCTGGCCGGTGGCGCTCGCCGGGCTCGTGCTCGTCGCGCTGTTCTGGCGGCGGACGGCGGGCGCGCGCGAGGCCGCCATCTGCGGCTGGGCGGCGGGGTTCGGCACCTTCCTCGGCTCGATGACCTGGCTGGTGAACCCCTTCCTCGTGGAGCCGTGGCGGCACGGGGCGCTGATCCCTTTCGCGCTCTTCTTCATGGCCGGCGGCCTCGCGCTGTTCTGGGCGCTGGGCTTCTTTCTCGCGAAGAGGCTCGGAACCGGGCTGCCGGGCCTCACGGCCTTCTGGGGCGCGGCGGAACTTCTGCGCGGGCATGTCTTCACCGGATTTCCCTGGGCGATGCCCGGCTATGTCTGGCTCGACACGCCCATTGCTCAACTCTCTGCCCTTGTCGGCCCCTACGGGCTGACTGCGCTCACCTTCGGCCTTGCGGCGCTGATCGCGGCGGCCTGGCAGGCGCGCTCCCTGCGCCTCGCGGCGCTGGCCCTCGTGCTCTTCGCCGGGGCGGGGGCGTTCGGCTGGATGCGCACCGCCGCGCCGCTGCCGCCCGACCGCGATGTGGTCGTGCGCGTCGTGCAGCCCTATGCACCGCAGCGCCTCAAATGGGATCCCGAGCATGTCTGGACCTTCTACGAACGTGCGCTGGATCTGAGCGATCCGCAGGGCGCGGATCTCGTGATCTGGCCGGAGACCTCGGTGGCGATGCCGCTCCATGCCGCGGGCCCCGAACTCGCCGAGATCGCCGCGCGGACCGCCCCCGCCCGCGCCATCGTCGGCCTCAACCGCATCGACGGCATGCGCGGCTACAATACGGCCGTCTTCCTCGACACTTCGGGGCGCCCGGTCGACAGCTACGACAAGCACCATCTCGTGCCCTTCGGGGAATACATGCCCCTGCCGGGGCTGATGGATCTGCTCGGGCTCAGGGCCTTCACCGCCAAGGAGGGCTATGGCTATTCGCCGGGGCCGGGGCCGCATCTGATGGAGACGGGGGCGGCGGGCCTTGCGCTGCCGCTCATCTGCTACGAGGCGATCTTTCCGCGCGATCTGCGCACGCAAACGCGGCCGGACTGGCTGCTCCAGATGACGAACGACGCCTGGTTCGGCACCTTCTCCGGGCCGCAGCAGTCGCTCGCGCAGTCGCGCTTTCGCACGATCGAGACGGGATTGCCGATGGTGCGTGCGGCGAACACGGGAATTTCCGGCGTGATAGATCCGCATGGCCACATGCGGGTAGCGATCCCGCTCGGTCAGCCGGGCGCGGTCAATGCCGCTCTGCCGGCGGCCCTGCCGAAGACCGTCTATGCCGCTCTGGGCGAGGGGCCGGCGATCGCGCTGCTGATCCTTCTGGCACTGACGGGCTTTGCATCCCTGCGCATAGGCCGCGGCGGAAAATCCGATTGA
- the metK gene encoding methionine adenosyltransferase encodes MSRKDYVFTSESVSEGHPDKVCDRISDAVLDALIAEEPEARVACETFATTNRVVIGGEIGLRDRDKLHGYMEHIDRIVRDCVRDIGYEQDKFHWSTLEVQNYLHEQSAHIAQGVDAAGNKDEGAGDQGIMFGFATNETDALMPAPIQFSHAILRRLAKARKTGEEPVLGPDAKAQLSVRYAGGKPVEIASLVLSTQHLDESLTSEDVRAIVTPYIEEVLPEGWLTANTVWHVNPTGKFVIGGPDGDAGLTGRKIIVDTYGGAAPHGGGAFSGKDPTKVDRSAAYAARYLAKNVVAAGLADKATIQLSYAIGVAAPLSIYADLHGTGKVAEAEIEAAIPKVMDLTPRGIRTHLELNKPIYQRTAAYGHFGRAPDEDGGFSWERTDLAGALAKAL; translated from the coding sequence ATGTCCCGCAAAGACTACGTATTCACTTCGGAATCCGTTTCCGAAGGGCATCCCGACAAGGTCTGTGACCGCATCTCGGATGCCGTTCTCGACGCGCTGATCGCGGAGGAGCCGGAGGCGCGCGTCGCCTGCGAGACCTTCGCCACCACCAACCGCGTCGTGATCGGCGGCGAGATCGGGCTGCGCGACCGGGACAAGCTGCACGGCTACATGGAGCATATCGACCGGATCGTGCGCGACTGCGTGCGCGACATCGGCTATGAGCAGGACAAGTTCCACTGGAGCACGCTCGAGGTGCAGAACTACCTCCACGAGCAATCCGCCCATATCGCCCAGGGCGTCGACGCCGCGGGGAACAAGGACGAGGGCGCGGGCGATCAGGGCATCATGTTCGGTTTCGCGACCAACGAGACCGACGCGCTGATGCCGGCGCCGATCCAGTTTTCCCACGCGATCCTGCGGCGGCTGGCGAAGGCGCGCAAGACGGGGGAGGAGCCGGTGCTCGGCCCCGATGCGAAGGCGCAGCTTTCCGTGCGCTACGCCGGTGGCAAGCCGGTGGAGATCGCCTCCCTCGTCCTGTCGACCCAGCACCTCGACGAAAGCCTCACCTCGGAGGACGTGCGCGCCATCGTCACGCCCTATATCGAGGAGGTGCTGCCCGAGGGCTGGCTGACCGCGAACACCGTCTGGCACGTCAATCCGACCGGCAAGTTCGTGATCGGCGGACCGGACGGGGATGCGGGGCTCACCGGGCGCAAGATCATCGTCGACACCTACGGCGGTGCGGCGCCGCACGGGGGCGGGGCCTTCTCCGGCAAGGATCCGACGAAGGTGGACCGCTCGGCGGCCTATGCCGCGCGCTACCTGGCGAAGAACGTGGTCGCGGCCGGGCTGGCCGACAAGGCGACGATCCAGCTTTCCTATGCCATCGGTGTGGCCGCTCCGCTGTCGATCTATGCCGACCTGCACGGCACGGGAAAGGTGGCGGAGGCGGAGATCGAGGCGGCGATCCCGAAGGTCATGGACCTCACCCCGCGCGGCATCCGCACCCATCTCGAGCTCAACAAGCCGATCTACCAGCGCACCGCGGCCTATGGCCATTTCGGGCGCGCCCCGGATGAGGACGGCGGCTTCTCCTGGGAGCGCACGGATCTGGCCGGAGCGCTGGCGAAGGCGCTCTGA
- a CDS encoding DMT family transporter translates to MSDTLRDPVVMLLAGIGIPVFAALNAQLGARIGSPALAGMVFTLVAFATICLYRLAVAPGTGLAALGGHPAHLYFAGVLFAFYILSITTIAPRFGVGNAVFFVLLGQILSAGLIDQFGLFGAVRVPISALRGLGMAMMAGGLYLIQRG, encoded by the coding sequence ATGTCAGACACGTTGAGAGATCCGGTCGTCATGCTGCTGGCGGGGATCGGCATTCCCGTCTTTGCCGCGCTCAACGCCCAGCTCGGGGCGCGGATCGGGTCGCCGGCGCTCGCGGGCATGGTCTTTACCCTCGTGGCCTTCGCGACGATCTGTCTCTACCGCCTCGCCGTCGCGCCGGGGACCGGTCTCGCGGCACTCGGGGGCCATCCTGCCCACCTTTATTTCGCCGGTGTGCTCTTTGCCTTCTACATCCTGTCGATCACGACCATCGCGCCGCGGTTCGGGGTCGGCAACGCGGTCTTCTTCGTCCTGCTCGGCCAGATCCTCTCTGCGGGCCTGATCGACCAGTTCGGCCTGTTCGGCGCGGTGCGTGTGCCGATTTCCGCGCTCCGGGGCCTCGGGATGGCGATGATGGCGGGCGGGCTCTACCTGATCCAGCGCGGCTGA
- the trmB gene encoding tRNA (guanine(46)-N(7))-methyltransferase TrmB, translating to MSDETKHKSGAPWRNFYGRIHGKTLNKAQVDYLEEDLPRLAPGRVSWEENPEREKIDLAARFGGRPVWVEIGFGGGEHLVHMAQTYPDVAIIGCEPFVNGVAMCLGRMRREGPFDTIAIHAGDARDLFDVLPDGSVEKAFLNYPDPWPKKRHHRRRFVTAEHLAPLHRVLRAGAEFRVATDIPDYVRQTMEEVPKAGFDWLAEGPEDWRRPWSDWISTRYEQKAIREGRTPHYMTFRKS from the coding sequence ATGTCTGACGAGACCAAACACAAATCCGGCGCGCCGTGGAGGAATTTCTACGGGCGCATCCACGGCAAGACGCTGAACAAGGCGCAGGTCGACTATCTCGAGGAGGATCTGCCGCGGCTGGCGCCGGGGCGGGTCTCCTGGGAGGAAAACCCGGAGCGGGAGAAGATCGACCTCGCCGCCCGGTTCGGCGGCCGGCCCGTCTGGGTCGAGATCGGCTTCGGCGGCGGCGAGCATCTCGTCCACATGGCGCAGACCTATCCTGACGTGGCGATCATCGGCTGCGAACCCTTCGTGAACGGCGTCGCCATGTGCCTCGGGCGGATGCGGCGCGAAGGCCCGTTCGACACGATCGCGATCCACGCCGGCGACGCGCGCGACCTGTTCGACGTGCTGCCCGACGGATCGGTGGAGAAGGCCTTTCTCAACTATCCCGATCCCTGGCCGAAGAAGCGGCATCACCGCCGCCGCTTCGTGACGGCGGAGCATCTCGCGCCGCTTCACCGGGTCCTGCGCGCGGGTGCGGAGTTTCGCGTCGCCACGGACATTCCCGATTACGTGCGTCAGACGATGGAGGAGGTGCCGAAGGCCGGGTTCGACTGGCTGGCGGAGGGGCCGGAGGACTGGCGCCGCCCGTGGTCCGACTGGATCTCCACCCGCTATGAGCAGAAGGCGATCCGCGAGGGCCGCACCCCCCATTACATGACCTTCCGCAAGTCCTGA
- a CDS encoding (d)CMP kinase, producing MSFCIAIDGPAAAGKGTISRAVAKHFGFAHLDTGLLYRATGAKTFEGLTPIEAARSLTARDLDRPDLRSGDAGQAASRVAAIPEVRAALVDFQRAFARREGGAVLDGRDIGTVICPDAEVKLYVTATDEVRAARRHRELVDSGEAVTVEEVLAELRDRDERDSARATAPLKPAPDAIVIDTTEMNIEEAVARVIALIAEARRQ from the coding sequence ATGAGTTTCTGCATCGCGATCGACGGTCCCGCGGCGGCGGGCAAGGGCACGATCTCGCGTGCCGTGGCCAAGCATTTCGGCTTTGCCCATCTCGATACCGGGCTGCTGTACCGCGCGACGGGGGCGAAGACCTTCGAAGGGCTCACGCCCATCGAGGCGGCGCGCTCGCTCACCGCGCGGGATCTCGACCGTCCCGATCTGCGCTCGGGCGATGCCGGGCAGGCGGCCTCCCGCGTCGCCGCGATCCCCGAAGTGCGCGCGGCGCTCGTCGATTTCCAGCGCGCCTTCGCCCGGCGCGAGGGCGGCGCGGTGCTCGACGGGCGCGACATCGGCACGGTGATCTGCCCGGACGCGGAGGTGAAGCTCTATGTCACCGCGACCGACGAGGTGCGCGCGGCGCGCCGGCACCGGGAACTCGTCGACAGCGGCGAGGCGGTGACGGTGGAGGAGGTGCTCGCGGAACTGCGCGACCGGGACGAGCGCGACAGCGCCCGCGCGACCGCGCCGCTGAAGCCGGCGCCGGACGCCATCGTGATCGACACCACGGAGATGAACATCGAGGAGGCGGTCGCCCGCGTCATCGCCCTGATCGCGGAGGCGCGCAGGCAGTGA
- a CDS encoding BLUF domain-containing protein — MSHTLVLYRSIATYDDFHPSDLEILRRSLAFNSRHGVTGLLLRVDGQFVQALHGAAPVIAELLQRIALDPRHREMDILLEEPADAVSPYGDWSMGYDSLLGFQFGLDLAADGSYPPLPESRVQKIRDFMENAARGVSDFGSGFPYARKSGEDDRAYIARLERLA; from the coding sequence ATGTCTCACACGCTCGTTCTCTACCGGTCCATTGCCACCTACGACGACTTTCATCCCTCCGATCTGGAGATCCTGCGCAGGTCTCTCGCGTTCAATTCCCGGCACGGGGTGACGGGGCTCCTGCTGCGCGTCGATGGCCAGTTCGTGCAGGCGTTGCACGGCGCCGCGCCGGTCATCGCGGAGTTGCTGCAAAGGATCGCGCTCGACCCCCGCCACCGCGAGATGGACATCCTGCTCGAGGAGCCGGCCGATGCCGTCTCCCCCTATGGCGACTGGTCGATGGGATACGATTCCCTCCTGGGTTTCCAGTTCGGCCTCGACCTGGCCGCCGACGGCAGCTATCCCCCGCTCCCGGAGAGCCGCGTGCAGAAGATCCGGGACTTCATGGAGAACGCCGCCCGCGGCGTTTCCGATTTCGGCTCGGGCTTTCCCTATGCGCGCAAGTCCGGCGAGGACGACCGCGCCTATATCGCCCGGCTCGAACGGCTGGCATGA
- a CDS encoding PhoH family protein: MKETSRVGDNCLGLSALTPPKSQDAVHETLLEFHDNRLLIDLCGEFDRNLAQIEHKLDVQIVRRGNMLSVMGTGSARGRASAVLQDLYAKLEAGREIDPGDIDGMIRMGEGETEKGLPGDQMEMFRGGDVEIKTRKKLVEPRTAAQKDYVANLFRHELAFGIGPAGTGKTYLAVAVGVNMLINGHVDRIILSRPAVEAGERLGFLPGDMGEKVDPYMQPLYDALNDFLPSKQVQKMREEKTIEIAPLAFMRGRTLSRAFVVLDEAQNATTMQMKMFLTRLGEGSRMVVTGDRSQVDLPRGVQSGLRDAERILAGLPDISFNYFTAKDVVRHPLVAAIIEAYEADEAQ, translated from the coding sequence ATGAAGGAGACATCTAGAGTCGGAGACAACTGTTTGGGCCTGAGCGCGTTGACCCCCCCGAAATCACAGGACGCAGTCCACGAAACGCTTCTGGAATTCCACGACAACAGGTTGCTGATAGACCTGTGCGGCGAATTCGACCGGAACCTCGCTCAGATCGAACACAAGCTCGACGTCCAGATCGTCCGGCGCGGCAACATGCTCTCCGTCATGGGCACGGGAAGCGCGCGCGGACGCGCCTCTGCGGTGCTCCAGGACCTCTATGCAAAGCTCGAGGCCGGGCGGGAGATCGACCCCGGCGACATCGACGGGATGATCCGCATGGGCGAGGGGGAGACGGAAAAGGGGCTTCCGGGCGACCAGATGGAAATGTTCCGCGGCGGCGATGTGGAGATCAAGACCCGCAAGAAGCTCGTCGAGCCGCGCACCGCCGCGCAGAAGGACTATGTCGCCAACCTGTTCCGGCATGAACTCGCCTTCGGCATCGGGCCGGCGGGGACGGGCAAGACCTATCTCGCCGTGGCGGTGGGCGTGAACATGCTGATCAACGGCCATGTCGATCGCATCATCCTGTCGCGCCCGGCGGTGGAGGCGGGCGAGCGGCTCGGCTTCCTGCCGGGCGACATGGGGGAGAAGGTCGATCCCTACATGCAGCCGCTCTACGACGCGCTCAACGATTTCCTGCCGTCCAAGCAGGTGCAGAAGATGCGCGAGGAAAAGACCATCGAGATCGCGCCGCTCGCCTTCATGCGCGGGCGCACGCTGAGCCGGGCCTTCGTGGTGCTCGACGAGGCCCAGAACGCGACCACGATGCAGATGAAGATGTTCCTGACGCGCCTGGGCGAGGGCTCGCGCATGGTCGTCACCGGCGACCGCAGCCAGGTGGACCTGCCGCGCGGGGTGCAGTCGGGGCTGCGCGATGCCGAACGCATCCTTGCCGGGCTTCCGGACATCTCCTTCAACTACTTCACGGCGAAGGACGTGGTGCGCCACCCGCTTGTCGCCGCGATCATCGAGGCGTATGAGGCCGACGAGGCGCAGTGA
- the queF gene encoding preQ(1) synthase, which yields MPKTDTSGLTQLGGAAALPASPEEAVLERVPHSHEGERYVARFTAPEFTSLCPMTGQPDFGHLMIDYIPRKWLVESKSLKLFLGSFRNHGAFHEDCSVYIGKRLAELLEPEWLRIGAYWYPRGGIPIDVFWATGPEPTDLWIPDQGVPPYRGRG from the coding sequence ATGCCGAAAACCGATACCTCCGGGCTGACGCAACTGGGCGGCGCCGCCGCGCTCCCGGCCTCTCCCGAGGAGGCGGTGCTCGAGCGCGTGCCGCACAGCCACGAGGGCGAACGCTATGTCGCGCGCTTCACCGCGCCCGAGTTCACCTCCCTCTGCCCGATGACCGGCCAGCCGGATTTCGGCCATCTGATGATCGACTACATCCCGCGCAAATGGCTGGTGGAGAGCAAGTCGCTCAAGCTCTTCCTCGGCTCCTTCCGCAACCACGGGGCGTTCCACGAGGATTGCTCGGTCTATATCGGCAAGCGCCTCGCCGAGCTTCTGGAGCCCGAATGGCTGCGCATCGGCGCCTACTGGTATCCGCGCGGCGGCATCCCGATCGACGTCTTCTGGGCGACGGGACCGGAGCCGACGGATCTCTGGATCCCGGACCAGGGCGTGCCGCCCTATCGCGGCCGGGGCTGA